The Saccharomyces paradoxus chromosome VIII, complete sequence genome has a window encoding:
- the BAT1 gene encoding branched-chain-amino-acid transaminase BAT1 (Mitochondrial branched-chain amino acid (BCAA) aminotransferase~similar to YHR208W), with amino-acid sequence MLQRHSLKLGKFSIRTLATGAPLDASKLKITRNPNPSKPRPNEELVFGQTFTDHMLTIPWSAKEGWGTPHIKPYGNLSLDPSACVFHYAFELFEGLKAYRTPQNTITMFRPDKNMTRMNKSAARICLPTFESEELIKLTGKLIEQDKHLVPQGNGYSLYIRPTMIGTSKGLGVGTPSEALLYVITSPVGPYYKTGFKAVRLEATDYATRAWPGGVGDKKLGANYAPCILPQLQAAERGYQQNLWLFGPEKNITEVGTMNVFFVFLNKVTGKKELVTAPLDGTILEGVTRDSVLTLARDKLDPQEWDINERYYTITEVATRAQQGELLEAFGSGTAAVVSPIKEIGWNNEDIHVPLLPGEQCGALTKQVAQWIADIQYGRVNYGNWSKTVADLN; translated from the coding sequence ATGTTACAAAGAcattctttgaaattggGGAAATTCTCCATCAGAACTCTCGCCACTGGTGCTCCATTGGATGCATCTAAATTAAAAATCACCAGAAACCCAAATCCATCCAAGCCAAGACCAAATGAGGAATTAGTGTTTGGCCAAACATTCACCGATCACATGTTGACCATTCCTTGGTCAGCCAAAGAAGGGTGGGGTACTCCACACATCAAACCTTATGGTAATCTTTCTCTCGACCCATCTGCTTGTGTGTTCCATTATGCATTTGAGTTATTTGAGGGTTTGAAAGCCTACAGAACTCCTCAAAATACCATCACTATGTTCCGTCCGGATAAGAACATGACTCGTATGAACAAGTCGGCCGCTAGAATTTGTTTACCAACCTTCGAATCTGAGGAATTAATCAAGCTTACCGGTAAATTAATCGAGCAAGATAAGCACTTGGTTCCTCAAGGAAATGGTTACTCATTATACATTAGACCAACAATGATTGGTACATCCAAAGGTTTAGGTGTTGGTACTCCTTCCGAGGCTCTTCTTTACGTTATCACATCTCCAGTTGGTCCTTATTACAAGACTGGTTTCAAAGCTGTACGTCTTGAAGCGACAGACTATGCTACAAGAGCTTGGCCAGGTGGTGTTGGTGACAAGAAGTTGGGTGCTAACTATGCCCCATGCATTTTACCTCAATTACAAGCTGCCGAAAGAGGATACCAACAAAACCTATGGCTGTTCGGACCAGAAAAGAACATCACTGAGGTCGGTACCATGAACGTGTTCTTCGTATTCCTCAACAAAGTTACTGGGAAGAAAGAGTTGGTTACTGCTCCATTGGACGGTACTATTTTAGAAGGTGTTACCAGAGACTCTGTCTTAACTTTGGCTCGTGACAAACTAGATCCTCAAGAGTGGGACATCAACGAACGTTATTACACCATTACTGAGGTCGCTACTAGGGCACAACAAGGTGAGCTACTGGAAGCCTTTGGTTCCGGTACTGCTGCTGTCGTCTCCCCTATCAAGGAAATCGGCTGGAACAACGAAGATATCCATGTTCCATTATTGCCTGGTGAACAATGTGGTGCATTGACCAAGCAAGTCGCCCAATGGATTGCTGATATTCAATACGGTAGAGTCAATTATGGCAACTGGTCCAAGACTGTTGCCGACTTGAATTAA